The proteins below come from a single Asanoa ferruginea genomic window:
- the pyrE gene encoding orotate phosphoribosyltransferase, with the protein MGDHDDLRKFITDLAVVHGRVVLSSGREADWYVDLRRVALHYASAPLVGRVMLDLTSDWDFDAVGGLTLGADPVATAMLHAAASTGRPLDAFVVRKTAKAHGLQRRIEGPDVAGRRVLVVEDASTTGQSPLTAVEALREAGAEVVGVAVIVDRGAGDAIRAAGLSYKAAYSMADLGLVA; encoded by the coding sequence ATGGGGGACCACGACGACCTGCGTAAATTCATCACCGACCTTGCCGTTGTGCACGGTCGCGTGGTGCTTTCCTCAGGCCGTGAGGCCGACTGGTATGTCGACCTACGTCGCGTGGCCCTTCACTATGCGTCCGCACCGTTGGTCGGACGCGTCATGCTCGACCTGACTTCCGACTGGGACTTCGACGCGGTGGGTGGCCTCACCCTCGGTGCCGACCCGGTGGCGACCGCCATGCTCCATGCGGCGGCGTCGACCGGGCGACCGCTCGACGCGTTCGTGGTCCGTAAGACGGCCAAGGCGCACGGTCTCCAACGCCGGATCGAGGGTCCTGATGTTGCCGGACGACGGGTGCTTGTCGTGGAAGACGCCTCCACGACAGGGCAAAGCCCGTTGACCGCCGTCGAGGCGCTCCGGGAAGCCGGGGCTGAGGTAGTAGGCGTAGCGGTTATCGTCGATCGGGGAGCAGGGGACGCCATTCGGGCGGCCGGGCTCTCCTATAAGGCGGCCTACTCGATGGCTGACCTCGGCCTAGTGGCGTAA
- a CDS encoding class II aldolase/adducin family protein, with the protein MSATGPASPPRLDAGSEDERDLRDQLAQVGAEVVRAGLVVGSGGNLSARRPGDDTCWVTGAGTWLDRLDRPSFVRVRISDGSSEPGLVPSSEVALHLATYRARPDVTAIIHLHPQMALLLDALGERVRLLTTDHAFYVRRVGTVPFFPPGTAELAEAAAAAVADGTNCLILSRHGCSVLADSVELAHKRASNLEEAAHLTYRALALGRAADLTDQPPPAVA; encoded by the coding sequence GTGAGCGCCACAGGCCCGGCGTCGCCTCCAAGACTCGACGCCGGGTCCGAAGACGAGCGCGACCTACGCGACCAGCTCGCGCAGGTCGGTGCCGAGGTGGTTCGTGCCGGCCTCGTGGTCGGCTCAGGTGGCAACCTGTCGGCTCGCCGACCGGGCGATGACACCTGCTGGGTGACCGGTGCCGGCACCTGGTTGGACCGGCTCGACCGCCCGTCATTCGTGCGCGTCCGGATCAGCGACGGCTCTTCCGAGCCGGGGCTCGTCCCGAGTTCCGAGGTCGCGCTGCACCTGGCGACCTACCGTGCGCGCCCCGACGTGACGGCGATCATCCATCTGCATCCCCAGATGGCGCTGTTGCTCGACGCGCTCGGCGAACGCGTACGCCTGCTGACGACCGACCACGCCTTCTACGTGCGCCGGGTTGGCACCGTGCCGTTCTTCCCGCCGGGCACGGCCGAGTTGGCCGAGGCCGCGGCGGCCGCCGTCGCCGACGGCACCAACTGCTTGATCCTGAGCCGGCACGGCTGCTCGGTGCTGGCCGACAGTGTCGAGCTCGCACACAAACGCGCCAGCAACCTCGAAGAGGCGGCGCACCTGACCTACCGCGCCTTGGCCCTCGGCCGCGCGGCAGACCTCACCGACCAACCCCCGCCCGCCGTCGCCTGA
- a CDS encoding SDR family NAD(P)-dependent oxidoreductase, with amino-acid sequence MPTALVTGATAGIGAAFARRLAADGYDLVLVARDTDRLTTLAAELGGSVEVLPADLSTEPGLAAVAERLGGHVDLLVNNAGATLNRSFLKSTADDEAWLLRLNVLAVMRLTHAALPAMTDRGNGSVINVSSASSFAPVMPGSTYPASKAWVTHFSESIGRSVGRFGVHVMALCPGYTRTEFHSRAGIDVSKTPSWMWLQADDVVAHGLRDLARGRLVSVPNWKYKVAVFGMRHAPRGLFARVANDTRGRIGRDNL; translated from the coding sequence GTGCCGACCGCACTCGTCACCGGCGCCACCGCGGGCATCGGTGCCGCTTTCGCGCGCCGCCTCGCCGCCGACGGCTACGACCTCGTCCTCGTCGCCCGCGACACCGACCGGCTCACCACCCTGGCCGCCGAACTCGGCGGCAGCGTCGAGGTGCTGCCCGCCGATCTGTCCACCGAGCCCGGCCTGGCCGCGGTCGCCGAACGGCTCGGCGGCCACGTCGACCTGTTGGTGAACAACGCCGGCGCGACCCTCAACCGGTCGTTCCTCAAGTCGACGGCCGACGACGAAGCCTGGCTGCTGCGGCTCAACGTGCTCGCCGTGATGCGCCTTACTCACGCGGCCCTGCCGGCGATGACCGACCGCGGCAATGGGTCTGTGATCAACGTCTCGTCAGCCTCCTCATTCGCACCCGTCATGCCGGGCTCGACATACCCGGCGAGCAAAGCGTGGGTCACCCATTTCAGTGAGTCGATCGGGCGATCTGTCGGGCGGTTCGGCGTACACGTGATGGCCCTCTGTCCCGGATATACGCGCACCGAGTTCCACAGCCGGGCGGGCATAGACGTGTCGAAAACCCCCTCTTGGATGTGGTTACAGGCCGACGACGTGGTCGCGCACGGACTCCGGGATCTGGCCCGTGGCCGCCTCGTGAGCGTGCCGAACTGGAAATACAAGGTCGCGGTGTTCGGCATGCGGCACGCACCGCGCGGGTTGTTCGCGCGCGTCGCCAACGACACCCGCGGCCGCATCGGTCGCGACAACCTGTGA
- a CDS encoding ArsR/SmtB family transcription factor has translation MEIVGTALAEMSMPQISPLAGEPIERADAERLAGVLKALADPARLRLLSLIQSAPEGEACVCDLTAPLGLSQPTVSHHLRILTEAGLLEREKRGVWAYYRLVPSAIATIADLLTPPRKRATKKAAR, from the coding sequence ATGGAAATCGTGGGAACTGCGTTGGCTGAAATGTCCATGCCTCAGATCTCGCCGCTAGCCGGCGAGCCAATCGAACGTGCCGACGCCGAGCGCCTCGCCGGGGTGCTCAAGGCGCTCGCCGACCCGGCCCGACTGAGGCTCCTGAGCCTCATCCAGTCGGCACCGGAAGGCGAGGCCTGCGTCTGCGACCTGACCGCACCACTCGGCCTGTCCCAGCCGACCGTGAGCCACCACCTCCGGATCCTGACCGAGGCGGGGCTGCTCGAGCGGGAGAAGCGCGGCGTGTGGGCCTACTACCGGCTCGTGCCGTCGGCTATCGCGACGATCGCCGATCTGCTCACCCCGCCGCGCAAGCGGGCCACCAAGAAGGCCGCCCGCTGA